The Pseudomonas sp. IAC-BECa141 genome contains the following window.
CGGGCATGGTCGTGCAATGTCTGTGTTCGCGGCTGGGTATTGCCACAGGGCGTGACCTGGCGCAGCTGTCCCGCGAGCGTTACAGCACTCCGACTGCGCGGCTGCAATGGGTGCTGGCGGAAATCTCGATCATCGCGACAGACCTGGCAGAAGTACTCGGCTGCGCGCTGGCGTTTCACTTGCTGCTGGGTTGTTCGCTGACATTCGGTATCGCGCTGACAGCGTTCGATACGTTGCTGGTGCTGGCCCTGCAAAACCGTGGCTTCCGCCGACTGGAAGCGATCATGCTGGTGCTCGTGGGCACCATCGGCGCGTGTTTCTTCGTTGAATTGCTGCTGATCAAACCGTACTGGCCAGACGTCGCCCGAGGTTTCAAACCGTCACTGTCGGCGATCAGCGATGCGGCGCCGTTGTATCTGGCCATCGGCATCCTCGGCGCCACCGTCATGCCGCACAACCTGTACCTGCACACTTCGATCGTGCAGACGCGGCTGATCGGCAAGGACCTTGCCAGCAAGCAGGACGCGGTAAAACTGGCGCGCATCGACACCATCGGTTCGCTGGCGCTGGCGTTGCTGGTCAACGCGGCGATCCTGATTCTCGCGGCGGCAGCCTTCCATCAGTCCGGGCACACCGATGTAGTCGATATTCAGGACGCCTATCACTTGCTCGACCCGCTGGTGGGCGGCGCGCTGGCCAGCGTGCTGTTCGGTGTGGCGTTGCTGGCTTCGGGGCAGAGTTCGACCTTCACCGGCACCATCGCCGGACAAGTGATCATGGAAGGCTATCTGAACCTGCGCATTCCCTGCTGGCAGCGACGCCTGATCACCCGCGGACTGGCGCTGATTCCGGCGTTCATCGGCGTATGGCTGATGGGGGACGGCGCGGTGGGCAAGTTGCTGGTGCTGAGCCAGGTGGTGTTAAGCCTGCAATTGCCGTTTGCGCTGTATCCGCTGATTCGCATGACCAATGACAAACAGCTGATGGGGCCGTTTGTGAACCGGTTGCCTACCAAGGTTCTGGCGTGGGGATTGTTTGCGGTGATCAGCGGAGCCAATGCGTGGCTGATTCTGCAAATGGCCGTCTGATTCGCTGAACCGCAGGCGAAAAAATACCCGGTGCGACGTGAGCCGTACCGGGTTTGTTGCCAACGGGCAGTGGATGTCGTGGATCCGCCGCCCGCTGTTGAACCTGTTTTGCGCTTACGCGCGTTCCAGCGCCAGGGCCACGCCTTGACCACCACCGATGCACAGGGTCGCCAGACCTTTTTTCGCATCACGCTTGATCATTTCGTGCAGCAGAGTCACCAGCACACGGCAGCCCGATGCACCGATCGGGTGACCGAGGGCGATGGCGCCGCCGTTGACGTTGACCTTGTCCAGATCCCATTGCAGATCCTTGGCCACCGCCAGCGATTGCGCGGCGAAGGCTTCGTTGGCTTCGATCAGGTCGAGTTGGCCGATGCTCCAGCCAGCCTTGTCCAGGCAGCGGCGAGTGGCGGAAACCGGGCCGATGCCCATGATCGCCGGGTCGACGCCCGCATTGGCGTAGGCGGCGATTTTCGCCAGCACCGGCAGGCCCAGGGCCTTGGCTTTTTCGGCGCTCATCAGAATGACCGCAGCCGCGCCGTCGTTCAGCGACGAAGCGTTGCCGGCGGTGACGCTGCCGTCCTTCTTGAACGCTGGACGCAGTTTGGCCAGGGATTCAGCGGTAGTGTCGCCGCGGGGCTGTT
Protein-coding sequences here:
- a CDS encoding Nramp family divalent metal transporter; amino-acid sequence: MAGSVPVDPNASFFKRVLRFAGPGLLVSIGYMDPGNWATAIEAGSRFGYSLLFVVLLASLSGMVVQCLCSRLGIATGRDLAQLSRERYSTPTARLQWVLAEISIIATDLAEVLGCALAFHLLLGCSLTFGIALTAFDTLLVLALQNRGFRRLEAIMLVLVGTIGACFFVELLLIKPYWPDVARGFKPSLSAISDAAPLYLAIGILGATVMPHNLYLHTSIVQTRLIGKDLASKQDAVKLARIDTIGSLALALLVNAAILILAAAAFHQSGHTDVVDIQDAYHLLDPLVGGALASVLFGVALLASGQSSTFTGTIAGQVIMEGYLNLRIPCWQRRLITRGLALIPAFIGVWLMGDGAVGKLLVLSQVVLSLQLPFALYPLIRMTNDKQLMGPFVNRLPTKVLAWGLFAVISGANAWLILQMAV